From a single Nicotiana tomentosiformis chromosome 2, ASM39032v3, whole genome shotgun sequence genomic region:
- the LOC117281406 gene encoding putative disease resistance protein RGA3 gives MADPVIGATVQVLLEKLLSLTSEEVKSLRNCKKDLKMLKKTLTMIQAFIHDAERRQVEDQTVEEWLKMLEKVAEDAENVFDEFRYESLKAEVMKIQNKPMKKVRNFVSNTVLKWKMSRKINNISDELSAINKLAKDLGLQPPRGPSRQILPVRETDSVVVASDVVGRDKDVSEIKEKMLNMREDVVLCTIPIVGMGGSGKTTVAKIIFNDEQIKQHFEKRVWLCLPEMLETKSFLELMLESLTERKLEVQSRDIIVKKLQDELGGKRYLLVLDDLWRVDPTILWHDFLDTLKGINTFRGNCILVTTRRDQVASSVAADPHTLKKLTDDHCWSIFKQRAFVDGEVTEELVSMGNRIVEMCKGLPLAASVLGGMLRNKEKHEWQAILEGNPLVAGEDDSGQSSLKKILKLSYFYLPSPHLKKCFAYFAMFPKDFEFEKDQLIQLWMAEGFLRPCQKTTVMEDVGNKFFELLLENSLLQDVKLDEHNNITHCKMHDLVHDLAEDILKSKLFDGGDNLSQVRYFGWNSPRDQIEKINEPGRLCTLFWKSSDMSEDMLLSFQFLRVLNLSQSGIKELSASIGKLIYLRYLDLSRTSIDALPNSICKLYNLQTLRVNNCNILNGFPDEMEHMISLRHIYYNSYRFQILNMGKLTCLQTLQHFKVGLEKGRGIEELGHLKNLRGELTINGLQLVRNREEAGRAYLKEKPNIYKLAYFWSNRGCEINDEYVLDGLQPHPNLKTLEVVDYLGTRFPSWFNGEFLPNLVKLKLIGCRKCIEIPSLGQLKLLRHLELVGFDKMECIGPAFYGVDVNYNGSSSNNANIQVFPLLKELVLKHMPSLIEWKGVELMPTRDGGRDRVVVRMFPALEKLSISNCRRLKSTPNQFEVLRELSIEVVDSEMPLLTLCSNLTSLVELTVYDVKELTCLPDEMLRNNISLQHLSVLKCGEFRELPQMERII, from the exons CAAAACAAACCGATGAAAAAGGTCCGTAACTTTGTTTCTAATACAGTTTTAAAGTGGAAAATGTCTCGGAAAATCAACAACATCAGTGATGAGTTGAGTGCTATCAATAAGTTAGCCAAAGACCTCGGTCTCCAACCCCCAAGAGGTCCTTCTCGCCAAATATTACCAGTTCGAGAAACAGATTCTGTGGTAGTTGCTTCTGATGTTGTTGGTAGAGACAAAGATGTTTCTGAAATAAAGGAGAAGATGTTGAACATGAGAGAGGATGTTGTTCTGTGCACCATTCCCATAGTGGGTATGGGAGGCTCAGGGAAAACAACTGTCGCTAAGATAATTTTTAATGATGAACAGATCAAGCAACATTTTGAAAAGAGAGTTTGGTTGTGTCTACCTGAAATGTTAGAAACTAAGAGCTTTCTTGAATTGATGCTCGAATCATTGACAGAAAGGAAACTTGAGGTCCAAAGTAGGGATATTATAGTCAAGAAGCTGCAAGATGAATTGGGAGGAAAAAGGTATTTGCTTGTCCTGGATGATTTGTGGCGTGTTGACCCTACAATATTGTGGCACGATTTCTTGGACACCTTGAAAGGAATAAATACATTCAGAGGAAACTGCATTCTTGTGACTACTCGTAGGGATCAGGTGGCATCCTCTGTAGCAGCAGATCCTCATACGTTGAAAAAATTAACAGATGATCATTGTTGGTCCATTTTCAAACAAAGAGCATTTGTTGATGGGGAGGTTACAGAGGAATTAGTGAGCATGGGCAACAGGATTGTTGAAATGTGTAAAGGTCTACCATTGGCAGCAAGTGTGTTGGGAGGCATGTTACGCAACAAAGAAAAACATGAATGGCAGGCAATTCTTGAGGGCAATCCCCTTGTTGCAGGTGAAGATGATAGTGGGCAAAGTAGCTTGAAGAAAATACTAAAACTCAGCTATTTTTATCTACCATCTCCACATCTGAAAAAGTGTTTTGCCTACTTTGCAATGTTTCCAAAAGATTTTGAGTTTGAAAAGGACCAACTAATCCAACTCTGGATGGCAGAAGGCTTTCTTCGTCCATGTCAAAAGACCACTGTGATGGAAGACGTTGGTAACAAGTTTTTTGAACTTTTGTTGGAAAATTCCTTGCTGCAAGATGTTAAGCTAGATGAGCACAACAATATAACACACTGTAAGATGCATGATCTTGTGCATGATTTGGCTGAAGATATTTTAAAATCTAAACTATTTGATGGTGGAGATAATCTTTCTCAAGTTCGATACTTTGGATGGAACTCACCAAGAGATCAAATAGAGAAGATTAATGAGCCTGGACGTTTATGCACGTTGTTCTGGAAAAGCAGTGATATGTCTGAAGATATGCTATTGAGCTTTCAGTTCTTGAGAGTTTTAAATTTGTCCCAGTCAGGCATCAAGGAGTTGTCAGCCTCAATCGGCAAGCTAATATACTTGAGATATCTTGATCTCTCTAGGACTAGTATCGATGCCTTACCCAACTCCATTTGCAAGCTCTACAATTTGCAAACGCTTAGAGTCAATAACTGCAATATCCTCAATGGGTTTCCAGATGAGATGGAACACATGATAAGTTTGCGACACATATATTACAACTCTTATCGCTTTCAGATACTTAACATGGGTAAATTGACTTGTCTTCAAACGCTACAACATTTCAAGGTAGGTTTAGAGAAAGGTCGTGGGATAGAAGAATTAGGCCATCTGAAAAACCTTAGAGGTGAATTGACGATCAACGGTCTGCAATTGGTCCGTAATAGAGAAGAAGCTGGAAGAGCATACCTAAAGGAGAAACCAAATATCTACAAGCTGGCATATTTTTGGTCCAATCGTGGATGTGAAATCAATGATGAGTATGTTTTGGATGGTCTTCAACCGCATCCTAACTTGAAAACCTTAGAGGTAGTTGACTACTTGGGGACTCGATTTCCTTCATGGTTCAATGGAGAATTTCTACCAAATTTGGTCAAGTTGAAATTAATTGGTTGCAGAAAGTGCATAGAAATTCCATCACTTGGCCAACTAAAACTCCTTCGGCATCTTGAGCTGGTCGGGTTCGATAAGATGGAATGCATTGGACCTGCATTTTATGGTGTTGATGTTAACTATAATGGATCGAGCAGCAATAACGCCAATATCCAAGTGTTCCCGTTACTCAAAGAACTGGTATTGAAGCATATGCCTAGCCTCATTGAGTGGAAGGGAGTGGAATTGATGCCAACAAGAGATGGTGGTCGAGACAGAGTTGTAGTAAGAATGTTTCCTGCGCTTGAGAAGTTGAGCATTAGCAATTGTCGGCGGTTAAAAAGTACTCCAAATCAATTTGAAGTCCTACGTGAATTAAGCATTGAAGTAGTTGACAGTGAAATGCCATTGTTGACCTTGTGCAGCAACTTGACATCTCTCGTAGAGCTTACTGTCTATGATGTGAAAGAGCTCACTTGTCTTCCAGATGAGATGCTACGCAACAATATTTCTCTTCAGCATCTATCCGTCTTAAAATGCGGAGAGTTTCGTGAATTGCCACAAA TGGAGAGAATCATTTGA